From Rutidosis leptorrhynchoides isolate AG116_Rl617_1_P2 chromosome 3, CSIRO_AGI_Rlap_v1, whole genome shotgun sequence, a single genomic window includes:
- the LOC139901604 gene encoding uncharacterized protein, which produces MTAPKTVKEVQSLTEKLAALTRFLSKAAERQLPFFKTLKGCLKQKSFVWTSEAETAFQEMKKLLKTLPTLTAPIDGETLYLYISVVNEAFGSVLVAERDKIQKPVYFVSKALTGSEINYAQIEKFVYALILTSRRLRRYFQGHPVHVLTNVPIKKVLTKPEISGRLALWAVELGAYQISYLPLSAVKGQVLADYLAEMTGELEVINERTELKPVVGETWDLFTDGASCAEGAGAGLVLASPSGEEHTYALRFNFDMTNNEAEYEALLAGLNIARKMDITKLRAFTDSQLVANQFNGSFEAHDSSMQKYLQLLKELAVRFEHFELAQVPRSQNKKAGALSKLAALTFSHFQKKVWVEKLPSKSIDNDLMVASVVEEQPNWMEPILQYIHRLMAYAKVANFEEEANNDALGENLNFIEERRLMAAIRLANNKQQIAKYYNKRAHALSFDVGEWVLRNNDASRAEKLGKLGPNWEGPYQVVAINAAG; this is translated from the exons ATGACGGCACCAAAGACGGTCAAGGAAGTGCAGAGTTTGACGGAAAAATTAGCCgcattaacgcgtttcttgtctaaGGCCGCTGAAAGACAATTACcgtttttcaaaactttaaaaggctGCTTGAAACAAAAGAGCTTTGTTTGGACAAGTGAAGCTGAAACCGCGTTTCAGGAAATGAAGAAGTTATTAAAAACTCTGCCTACGTTAACAGCGCCAATTGATGGCGAAACTCTTTACCTTTATATATCGGTAGTAAATGAAGCTTTTGGCTCAGTTCTAGTTGCGGAAAGGGATAAAATCCAAAAACCTGTGTATTTTGTCAGTAAAGCTCTTACAGGAAGTGAAATAAACTACGCGCAGATTGAGAAATTTGTGTATGCGCTCATATTAACATCGCGAAGGTTAAGAAGATATTTCCAAGGGCATCCGGTGCACGTGTTAACTAACGTGCCGATCAAAAAAGTCTTAACAaaaccagagatatctggtagactcgcattgTGGGCAGTGGAGTTAGGTGCTTATCAAATTTCTTACCTTCCGCTCAGCGCTGTAAAGGGCCAAGTTTtggcggattatctcgctgaaATGACTGGGGAGTTggaggtgattaatgagcgaacAGAGTTAAAACCGGTAGTTGGCGAAACatgggatttatttactgatggagCTTCATGTGCAGAAGGCGCAGGTGCGGGTTTGGTTTTGGCAAGCCCAAGTGGTGAGGAGCATACGTATGCGTTACGTTTTAATTTTGATATGACAAATAATGAAGCGGAATATGAAGCCTTGCTTGCTGGtttaaatattgcgcgaaaaatgGATATCACTAAGTTGCGAGCATTTACAGATTCGCAATTAGTAGCAAATCAGTTTAATGGCTCTTTTGAGGCACATGATTCCTCAATGCAGAAATATTTGCAGTTGTTGAAAGAATTGGCAGTGCGGTTCGAGCATtttgaactcgcgcaagtgccaagaagtcaaaataagaaggcgggTGCTTTGAGTAAGTTGGCCGCTCTAACGTTTTCACACTTTCAAAAAAAAGTTTGGGTTGAGAAATTGCCTAGCAAGTCAATAGATAACGACTTAATGGTCGCGTCTGTTGTAGAAGAACAAccaaattggatggaaccaatccTGCAATACATCCACAGGCTAATGGCTTATGCGAA AGTCGCTAACTTTGAGGAAGAAGCAAACAATGATGCATTGGGCGAGAATTTGAATTTCATTGAAGAGCGAAGGTTAATGGCTGCTATCAGATTGGCAAATAATAAACAGCAAATTGCcaagtattataacaaaagagcGCATGCTTTATCTTTTGATGTAGGCGAGTGGGTACTGCGAAATAATGATGCAAGTAGAGCAGAGAAGCTTGGCAAATTAGGACCTAACTGGGAGGGTCCTTATCAAGTTGTGGCAATTAATGCAgcag Gctaa